From a single Rutidosis leptorrhynchoides isolate AG116_Rl617_1_P2 chromosome 5, CSIRO_AGI_Rlap_v1, whole genome shotgun sequence genomic region:
- the LOC139849397 gene encoding uncharacterized mitochondrial protein AtMg00810-like, with protein MFICSTISGNDYSLYILSKDDMFVALLVYVDDIIITGNNNSEVDNVKRFLNSKFMIKDLGLLKYYLGIKIIKGNEGLCMSQRKYCLDLLDEFGMSACKPIDTPLEVNSVLASEASKGDDFLENITEFKKLIGKLIYFTHTRPDISYSVQILSQHMHAPLQSHVKAALRVLRYLKGSPGKGICIKKADNMFNLVAYSDADWGKCLSTRRSVSGYCLFLCGSLV; from the coding sequence atgttcatttgtagcaCTATCAGTGGTAATGATTATTCTTTGTATATTTTGTCTAAAGATGATATGTTTGTTGCTTTGCTTgtctatgtggatgatattattattactggtAATAATAATTCTGAAGTTGATAATGTTAAAAGGTTCTTGAATTCTAAGTTCATGATTAAGGATTTGGGGTTACTTAAATATTACTTGGGTATtaaaattataaaaggaaatgaaggTTTGTGCATGTCACAAAGAAAATATTGTTTGGATTTGTTGGATGAGTTTGGTATGTCTGCTTGTAAGCCTATTGATACACCTTTGGAAGTTAATTCAGTTTTAGCTTCTGAAGCATCAAAAGGTGATGATTTTTTGGAAAACATTACTGAATTTAAAAAATTAATTGGAAAACTTATTTATTTTACACATACCAGACCAGATATATCTTATTCTGTCCAAATCTTAAGTCAACATATGCATGCTCCTTTACAATCACATGTTAAGGCTGCCTTAAGGGTTTTAAGATATCTTAAGGGATCTCCTGGAAAAGGAATATGTATAAAAAAAGCTGATAATATGTTTAACCTTGTTGCATATTCAGATGCAGATTGGGGAAAATGTTTAAGTACTAGAAGGTCTGTTTCAGGTTACTGTTTGTTTTTGTGTGGTTctcttgtgtga